ATAATCATGCTTGTAATGAGAGTTGTCCAGGTAAACATCGGCATTCTCATCAGCGTCATACCTTTTGTACGCATTTTTAAAATGGTTACAAAAAAGTTAATCCCTGTAAGAAGGGTACCAATACCGGTAATCTGCAAGCCAAGCAGGTAATAGTTCTGCCCAGGACCAGGGCTCATTTCATTTCCTGCCAGCGGCATGTAAGCCGTCCAGCCTGCTGCCGGAGATCCTCCGATAACAAAGGAAATATTAAACAGCATGGCGCCGATCATGAAGGTCCAAAAGCTTAAGTTGTTTAAATACGGAAATGCAACATCTCGTGCTCCGATTTGAAGCGGAACAACCACGTTGATCAATCCGATTAAAAATGGCATAGCCATGAAAAGAATCATGATTGTTCCGTGTGTTGTAAAGACTTCATTATAGTGCTGTGAGTTTAAAAATTCATTGTTAGGAAGCGTTAATTGGGCACGCATCATCAATCCGTCGACTCCGCCGCGGAAAAGCATCAAAACAGCTGCCAAGATGTACATGATCCCTAATTTTTTATGATCAACGGTCGTGATCCATTCTGACCAAAGCCATTTCCATTTTTTGAAGTAAGTCAGTACAAAAAGGATGGCAATCGACGTTAATCCTATTGAAATTTGAGCTCCAAGTATTAACGGATCACCAGTGACAAAAAATTCATCCCATTTCATTTAAGCTTCCTCCTTTCCTGGCGAGTTTTATTTCTCTTTAGGATCTTCATATTTATCGTAGAATGATGGTTGTTCTGTATGAGCCTTCGAATGAGGAAGTGTAGGCTTAAACCCTAATTTCTCCCGGGCGCCTAAAGCATATTCCGCGTCTTCACCGTGAGAAACAAACCCAAGATGTGTAGACGAATATTCTTGCTCACCCACGTGCTCAGGAAGCATTAAGTAATTATACATATCCTCGGTCAGTTTCGGAGCGTCGCCTTGTGTTTGGGAAACCCATTCGTTAAAATCGTTTTCTTCCATGGCATTCACATTAAATTTTTGTTCGGCAAACCCGTCGCCGTTAAAGTTTGCATTACGCCCTTTATAAGTCCCTTCCTCATCTGCTTGAAGGTACTGCTCCATTTCCATTCCGGCCATGGCGTATTCCTGACCGCCAAGCTGAGGAATCCAAAGGGAGTTCATAGAATCCGCAGACGTAAGCTTAAACAAAATCGGACGGTCTGTAGGTATATTTAAGTAATTCACAGTCTCAATTTCTTGTTCTGGATAACTGAAAATCCATTTCCAATCGACTGATGTTGCATAAACTACCAAAGGTTCTTCATTTTCACTAACTTTCGGTGCTTCTTCCAATGAATAAATCGTACGAACCGTTGGTATCGCTAATGCTGTGACAATTATTATAGGGATCACAGTCCAGACCACTTCTAAAAATGTATTCCCTTCATTATCGGGATCATATTTGCTTTTGCTATTTTTACGCTCGCGATATTTTACTAATATAATTGTAAACAAAACGAAAACCACGCCAACGATAAACAGCATGAAGCCGATTGACAGAAGGATAAGATCTTTTTGCTGTTCGGCTACCGGGCCTTTAGGATCGAGAACCGCCGCATTGCTGCACCCGCCAAGCAAAAGCATTGTAACAGCCATAGCTAATAATATCAGTGGTTTATATGCTCTGAACATGAGGATCACCTTCCTTCCTATAGATGTTATGTTGTTTTTTAATACGATGATTGAAAAGAAGCATATTCTACTTATGTAATGCTAACAAAATCCTTATCTGATGACCTTATCTTTTTCAAAAGTTCAATCTAAGTTCAACTAAATGTCATAAATTCGACATATTTTGTCCACGATTGTTCTTTTTAACGAAAGGATTTGGGCACTCAAACATATAGAGTAGATGTTTCTATCCTATAAAGGTTTACCACAATAAAAAAGTTTGGTCAATATGCCAAAAAGTATTCTTTCATTATCCCTTACTATCAGAATAACCATTTGGATGCTTCTTAAACCAAGCCCATGCGCTTTCTATGATCGTATCTAGATCTGCATAGCGAGGTTTCCATCCAAGTTCACTCATCGCTTTATCAGATGAGGCAATCAACTGTGCCGGATCACCCGCACGCCGCGGTGCGATTTTTGCTGGTATTGCGTGGCCCGTTACCTTGCGGGCAGTCTCAACTACTTGCTTTACTGAGAAGCCTGTCCCATTGCCCAGGTTGAAGATACCGCTTCCTTTTCCTTTCCCAAGATGCTCAAGTGCGAGGATGTGCGCCTCTACAAGATCCATAACGTGAATATAATCTCTTATGCATGTCCCATCCTCTGTAGGATAATCATCACCAAATATTTTAATCTGTTCCCTTTTTCCGAGCGCTACCTGAAGGATGATCGGAATCAAATGAGTTTCCGGCTGATGGTCTTCTCCTACCAGACCTTCCGGATGGGCCCCTGCGACATTAAAGTATCTTAGAATGACGTGCTGTATTCCATAGGCCTCTTCCGCCCATTTCAGCATCTTTTCAATCGCCAGCTTTGTTTCACCGTAAGGATTCGCCGGGTTCGTCTCGTCAGTTTCTAAAATTGGTACATGCTTCGGTTCCCCGTATGTAGCTGCTGTTGATGAAAAAACGATTGATTTTACCCCGAATTCCTTCATGGCCTTTAGCAGACAGACCGCACCGTACACATTGTTATCATAATACTTTAACGGTTCTGCCATACTTTCTCCAACTAGAGAATCCGCTGCAAAGTGCATGACTGAATCAATTTCATTTTCTGTAAACACGCGTTTTAAAGTATCATAATCTCGTAAATCGCCCTCATAATAAACCGCGCCAGCGAGTACCGCCTCTTTATGCCCTGTCTGTACATTATCGATAATAACAGGAGTTTCTCCTTTATTTAATAATGCAGCCACCGCATGGCTTCCGATAAATCCTGCTCCTCCACATACTAACACTGCCATTTCATTTCCTCCTTTTTTCATCCATCCTTCAGTTCTCGAATTCTATTTTAACATGTTTAAAATTGTTAAATAAGTGGAATCGACAAGATAACACACCACCGTTTTCTAGTAGCGAACAGCACCATTTCATCAATTTACTTATATCGACTATTCTACTCTCAGTTTGATAGGTCTTTCCGCTTATTTTTTATTTGAATACTACCCAGCAACCCAAGGATTGATTATCATGAATTATAAGAATATATGGATTAATTAGTCATTTTTTTAGGGATGTGGTAGTAGTTTGATTCTCTGCTCTGTGAAATTTGTCATTTGTTAAGACATTTTGTCAGAAACGGTCAGCTGTTTTACAAGTCTTAAGAAAGCAGGGGGATGCTATGAAAGAGGAAATGGATGAGGTAAAATTAGATGCAGATTGGGTGTTTCTAATCCTGGAAGCCAAAAAAATCGGATTGAGCATTAATGATGTAAAAGAATTTCTTCTTTCAAGAGAGAAAAAGGGATAAGTAAGACAGCGTTTACTTATGACATGTGATTGAAGACAAAGCTGTATTGACCCACGATCAAGCCAGACAAAATTGCAGAAATGGCGCAATCAATACGTTTGACGTCATTTCTTGTACAAATAACACTAATTGATATGGCTCTCTATATGAAACTATTTGAATAAAGAACCGGGCAGCTCCATAATCTTAACTGACGCGGGTCAATAGTCAAATTATTTTTCTAAGGAGGAAGCCATGACAGAAAAGAAAGAATTAAATTACCGTGAAATTGCTTCATCACCAGCCTTTCAAAGATTACTGAAAAGAAAGCGCTTATTTATTGCTCCCATTGCTATATTCTTCTTTGTTTATTATTTTTCTCTGCCAGTTTTGACATCCTACTTTACGTTCCTCAATCAGCCGGCGATCGGAGCTATTACCTGGGCTTGGCTGTTTGCCATTACTCAATTTATCATGACGTGGGTTCTTTGTATATTATATTCTAAAAAGGCAGCACAATTCGACCAAGATGTAAACGCTTTAAAAAATGAGATTGGAGGAACAGATGCATGAGTATGACAGCATTTATTCTTTTTTTGGCGATTGTCGGTCTTACTCTTGTCATCACGTATTTTGCAGCACGAAAAACGAAGACAACGAGTGAATTTTATACTGCCGGAGGAGGTTTGTCCGGATTTCAAAACGGAATGGCAATCGCAGGCGACTACATGTCGGCGGCCTCATTTCTTGGTATTGCCGGGATGATCGCCTTAAACGGCTTTGACGGATTCTTTTATAGCATTGGCTTTCTCGTTGCCTATTTAGTGGTATTGTATATCGTGGCAGAACCGCTCAGGAACTTAGGAAAATATACGATGGCAGATATGATTGCCGCCCGATTTAAACAGAAAAAAATACGAGGAGTCGCAGCACTCAATACGATTGCCATCTCGACCTTTTACATGATAGCCCAGCTGGTCGGCGCAGGTGCACTCATTCGTTTGCTTCTGGGAATTGACTACACAATTGCCGTATTAATAGTTGGTATTTTAATGACCATTTACGTCGTTTTTGGCGGCATGATCGCGACCAGCTGGGTCCAGATCATTAAAGCCGGGCTTCTTATGGCTGGAACACTCATTATTTCTATTATGGTATTTGCAAAATTCGGGTTTAGCATTACCGATATGTTTGAGCAGATGAAAGCCGCCACACCGCTGGGAACCGATTTTTTAAACCCGGGAAATAAATACAATGTTCCGATGGAGACCCTTTCTCTTAATTTGGCACTTGTGCTCGGTACTGCAGGGCTTCCTCACATTCTCATTCGTTTTTACACCGTGCGGGATGCACAGACCGCAAGAAAATCCGTTGTGTCTGCCACATGGATTATTGGGATCTTTTATATTATGACAGTCTTTTTGGGATTCGGTGCGGCAGCATTTGTAGGAACAGATGCAATTTTAGAAGGTGATGCAGCCGGCAATATGGCAGCGCCTCTTCTTGCTCAGGCTCTGGGAGGAGACTTCTTATTCGCTTTTGTATCAGCAGTTGCTTTCGCTACCATTTTAGCTGTTGTGACCGGCCTCGTTCTTTCGGCCGCATCCGCCTTTGCCCATGATATTTACAGCCAGATTATTCGCAAAGGAGAGGCAACTGAGAAAGAACAAATGGTGGCTGCAAGATGGGCTTCTATCGGGGTTTCGGTTCTTTCTATCCTGTTAGCAATCTTTGCCCAATCTCTTAATGTCGCTTTTCTTGTGGCCCTTGCGTTTGCAGTGGCAGCCAGCGCCAACCTGCCTCTCATTATCTTTACTGTTTTTTGGAAACGCTTTAATTCGGTGGGCGCATTAACAGGCAGCCTCGTCGGTCTATTAAGCGCCTTGGTTCTTGTTTCTATTAGCCCTAGCGTGTGGAGTCCTGATGGATCTGCTATTTTTACTGGTGAACCGTTGATCCCACTCTCAAATCCCGGCATCATCTCGATCCCACTCGGATTTTTAGCTGCCTATTTAGGAACGATTCTTTCCCCTGAGAAGGCAGACACAGACGCTTATGCTGAAATCCAAGTAAAGGCAAATACCGGTATCCATATGGATTCATAGAAAAACAAGCACAATCTGCAAAAAGATTGTGCTTGTTTTTTAAAGCGAAAGCTTGCCTTCATCTACCTTCAGGCGAAATTGACGCGCCGCCTGCTCCGGATCTTTCGCCTTGCTTATAGCACTGATCATACTGACACCGTCTGCACCTGCTTGAATGATAGGAGGCGTATTTTCGCTCGTAATTCCGCCAATCCCGACGACAGGGATATCGAGCTTGAGTGTTCTGATTTGTTTAATCAGATCAAGCCCCATGACCGCCCTCGTATCCTTTTTTGTTTCGGTTGGATAAATGGGACCGACCCCG
This window of the Bacillus gobiensis genome carries:
- the qoxA gene encoding cytochrome aa3 quinol oxidase subunit II: MFRAYKPLILLAMAVTMLLLGGCSNAAVLDPKGPVAEQQKDLILLSIGFMLFIVGVVFVLFTIILVKYRERKNSKSKYDPDNEGNTFLEVVWTVIPIIIVTALAIPTVRTIYSLEEAPKVSENEEPLVVYATSVDWKWIFSYPEQEIETVNYLNIPTDRPILFKLTSADSMNSLWIPQLGGQEYAMAGMEMEQYLQADEEGTYKGRNANFNGDGFAEQKFNVNAMEENDFNEWVSQTQGDAPKLTEDMYNYLMLPEHVGEQEYSSTHLGFVSHGEDAEYALGAREKLGFKPTLPHSKAHTEQPSFYDKYEDPKEK
- the galE gene encoding UDP-glucose 4-epimerase GalE, whose protein sequence is MAVLVCGGAGFIGSHAVAALLNKGETPVIIDNVQTGHKEAVLAGAVYYEGDLRDYDTLKRVFTENEIDSVMHFAADSLVGESMAEPLKYYDNNVYGAVCLLKAMKEFGVKSIVFSSTAATYGEPKHVPILETDETNPANPYGETKLAIEKMLKWAEEAYGIQHVILRYFNVAGAHPEGLVGEDHQPETHLIPIILQVALGKREQIKIFGDDYPTEDGTCIRDYIHVMDLVEAHILALEHLGKGKGSGIFNLGNGTGFSVKQVVETARKVTGHAIPAKIAPRRAGDPAQLIASSDKAMSELGWKPRYADLDTIIESAWAWFKKHPNGYSDSKG
- the sinI gene encoding DNA-binding anti-repressor SinI is translated as MKEEMDEVKLDADWVFLILEAKKIGLSINDVKEFLLSREKKG
- a CDS encoding DUF485 domain-containing protein, whose translation is MTEKKELNYREIASSPAFQRLLKRKRLFIAPIAIFFFVYYFSLPVLTSYFTFLNQPAIGAITWAWLFAITQFIMTWVLCILYSKKAAQFDQDVNALKNEIGGTDA
- a CDS encoding solute symporter family protein, producing the protein MSMTAFILFLAIVGLTLVITYFAARKTKTTSEFYTAGGGLSGFQNGMAIAGDYMSAASFLGIAGMIALNGFDGFFYSIGFLVAYLVVLYIVAEPLRNLGKYTMADMIAARFKQKKIRGVAALNTIAISTFYMIAQLVGAGALIRLLLGIDYTIAVLIVGILMTIYVVFGGMIATSWVQIIKAGLLMAGTLIISIMVFAKFGFSITDMFEQMKAATPLGTDFLNPGNKYNVPMETLSLNLALVLGTAGLPHILIRFYTVRDAQTARKSVVSATWIIGIFYIMTVFLGFGAAAFVGTDAILEGDAAGNMAAPLLAQALGGDFLFAFVSAVAFATILAVVTGLVLSAASAFAHDIYSQIIRKGEATEKEQMVAARWASIGVSVLSILLAIFAQSLNVAFLVALAFAVAASANLPLIIFTVFWKRFNSVGALTGSLVGLLSALVLVSISPSVWSPDGSAIFTGEPLIPLSNPGIISIPLGFLAAYLGTILSPEKADTDAYAEIQVKANTGIHMDS